The Brassica napus cultivar Da-Ae chromosome C7, Da-Ae, whole genome shotgun sequence genome has a segment encoding these proteins:
- the LOC106355318 gene encoding tryptophan synthase beta chain 2, chloroplastic-like: protein MGHSVELLYHFLNKILDLLAKRLGNKRIIAETGAGQHGVATATVCAQYGLECIISMGAQDMERQALNVFRMRLLGAEVRGVHSGTATLKDATSEAIRDWVTNVETTHYILGSVAGPHPYPMMVRDFHAVIGKKTSRQAWEKWGGKPDVLVACVGGGSNAMGLFHEFVDDKEVRMIGVEAAGFGLDSGKHAAPLTKGDVGVLHGAMSYLLQDDDGQIIEPQCRVRANQNMPNHKFPDC from the exons ATGGGTCATTCAGTGGAATTGCTTTATCACTTTCTAA ATAAAATTTTGGATCTTCTCGCCAAGCGTTTGGGGAATAAGAGGATCATCGCTGAGACAGGAGCTGGTCAACACGGTGTTGCTACAGCCACTGTGTGTGCCCAGTATGGTCTAGAGTGTATTATCTCTATGGGTGCTCAAGACATGGAGAGGCAAGCACTCAATGTCTTCAGAATGCGACTTCTTGGTGCCGAGGTGAGAGGAGTTCACTCTGGAACAGCCACATTGAAGGACGCGACATCCGAAGCGATAAGAGATTGGGTGACGAACGTTGAGACTACACATTACATATTGGGATCTGTGGCGGGTCCTCATCCTTACCCTATGATGGTCAGAGACTTTCACGCGGTGATCGGTAAAAAAACGAGTAGACAAGCGTGGGAGAAATGGGGCGGGAAGCCAGATGTCTTGGTGGCTTGTGTCGGTGGTGGCTCAAACGCGATGGGACTGTTCCAtgagtttgtggatgacaaagAGGTCAGGATGATCGGTGTGGAAGCTGCAGGGTTCGGATTGGACAGTGGCAAACACGCTGCCCCGTTGACAAAGGGAGATGTTGGTGTTCTACATGGAGCTATGAGTTACTTGCTGCaagatgatgatggtcaaatCATTGAACCTCAGTGCAGGGTAAGAGCCAATCAGAACATGCCTAATCATAAGTTTCCAGATTGTTGA